Proteins encoded together in one Vibrio metoecus window:
- a CDS encoding sulfate ABC transporter substrate-binding protein, whose translation MQKLLLALTALTFGSTAVASDSTLLNVSYDPTRELYQEYNQAFATYWASQKKQNIKINQSHGGSGKQAITVINGIESDVVTLALAQDIDAIASSGKIAKDWQSRLPHNSAPYTSTIVFLVRKGNPKNIQDWDDLTRENIEVITPNPKTSGGARWNYLAAWGYALTKSNNDEFYAQQFVKSIYSNVKVLDTGARGSSNTFIERKIGDVLITWENEALLAINKIENHNVEIIIPSTSILAEPTVSIVDKVVDKKGTRAIAEAYLEYLYSPVGQAIAAKNFYRPRDKNVAIKYSVQFPELDLFTIDKFSGWDEAHKKHFSQGGIFDQLSKR comes from the coding sequence ATGCAGAAATTACTTTTAGCATTAACAGCACTCACTTTCGGAAGCACAGCAGTTGCAAGCGATTCTACTTTACTCAATGTCTCATATGATCCTACTCGTGAGCTATACCAAGAGTATAATCAAGCATTTGCTACATATTGGGCAAGCCAAAAAAAGCAAAACATCAAGATAAATCAATCTCATGGAGGCTCTGGTAAACAGGCAATAACAGTTATTAATGGTATTGAATCTGATGTGGTAACTTTGGCGTTAGCTCAAGACATTGATGCAATCGCTAGTTCAGGAAAAATAGCAAAGGACTGGCAATCTCGGCTACCACATAATTCTGCTCCATATACATCCACTATTGTTTTTCTTGTCCGTAAAGGCAACCCAAAAAACATTCAAGATTGGGATGATTTAACTAGAGAAAATATTGAAGTCATCACACCAAATCCGAAAACTTCTGGAGGAGCTCGTTGGAATTACCTAGCAGCTTGGGGCTACGCACTGACAAAAAGTAACAACGACGAGTTCTATGCCCAGCAATTTGTAAAATCAATCTATAGCAATGTTAAAGTCCTAGATACTGGTGCTAGAGGCTCATCAAATACCTTTATTGAGCGAAAAATTGGTGATGTTCTTATCACATGGGAAAATGAAGCATTATTGGCTATTAATAAGATCGAAAATCACAATGTAGAAATAATAATTCCGAGCACGTCGATATTAGCAGAGCCAACAGTATCGATAGTAGATAAAGTCGTTGATAAAAAAGGAACTCGTGCTATAGCTGAAGCATATCTTGAGTATCTTTATTCTCCTGTAGGGCAGGCAATTGCAGCCAAGAACTTTTATAGACCTCGGGATAAAAACGTAGCCATTAAATATTCCGTGCAGTTTCCAGAGTTAGACTTATTTACCATAGATAAGTTTTCTGGATGGGATGAAGCCCATAAGAAACATTTTTCGCAAGGCGGAATATTCGATCAGTTAAGTAAAAGGTAG
- a CDS encoding IS3-like element ISVch4 family transposase (programmed frameshift): MTKRTRRLFSAEFKLEAAQLVLDQNYSVTEAAQAMNVGKSTMDKWVRQLREERQGKTPKASPMTPEQIEIRELKKKLARLEEHNEIPKKSHGSLDVGLTEQFLIIKKLKQSHSVKILCEVFNVHRSSYHYWLKRPALINAETIKLRSLISEAHAASNGSAGARTIADIVTNQGVKLSRYRATKLMRTLGLVSCQEPKHRYRKASQEHIDVPNHLSRQFAVTAPNEVWAGDVTYIWTGNRWMYLAVVIDLFARKVIGWSMSLSPDSRLTGKALSMAYESRGKPKGVMFHSDQGSHYTSRKYRQLLWRFQIKQSLSRRGNCWDNAPIERFFRSLKTEWVPTVGYRSFAEAQQEITRYIIGYYCQLRPHQYNGGLTPNESERLYWENSKTMANFS; the protein is encoded by the exons ATGACAAAACGTACAAGACGGCTATTTAGCGCAGAGTTTAAGTTAGAAGCAGCGCAGCTAGTCTTAGACCAAAATTACTCAGTGACGGAAGCAGCCCAAGCCATGAATGTGGGCAAGTCCACGATGGATAAATGGGTTCGCCAGCTTAGAGAAGAACGCCAAGGGAAAACACCTAAAGCTTCACCTATGACCCCTGAGCAAATAGAAATTCGGGAATTGAAAAAGAAGCTGGCTCGCCTTGAAGAGCATAATGAAATAC CTAAAAAAAGCCACGGCTCTCTTGATGTCGGACTCACTGAACAATTCTTGATAATCAAGAAACTCAAGCAGAGCCACAGCGTAAAAATATTATGCGAAGTCTTCAATGTTCATCGAAGTAGTTATCACTACTGGCTTAAACGCCCAGCGTTAATTAATGCGGAAACAATAAAACTGCGCAGCTTGATTAGCGAGGCTCACGCCGCAAGCAATGGCTCTGCGGGAGCGAGAACCATTGCAGATATAGTCACAAATCAGGGTGTAAAGCTGAGCCGATACCGAGCAACAAAGCTAATGAGAACTCTTGGTTTAGTAAGCTGCCAAGAACCAAAGCATCGTTACAGAAAGGCTTCACAAGAACATATTGACGTTCCAAATCACTTAAGTCGTCAATTTGCTGTTACGGCTCCAAATGAAGTCTGGGCTGGCGATGTTACGTATATTTGGACTGGTAATCGGTGGATGTATTTAGCGGTCGTTATCGATCTTTTTGCCCGCAAAGTGATCGGTTGGTCAATGTCTTTGTCGCCTGATAGTCGGTTGACAGGTAAAGCGCTGTCTATGGCCTATGAATCTCGCGGAAAGCCAAAAGGTGTCATGTTCCATAGCGATCAAGGCAGTCATTATACTAGCCGTAAATACCGTCAATTACTGTGGCGCTTTCAAATAAAACAGAGTTTATCTCGCCGAGGAAACTGTTGGGATAATGCGCCGATAGAGCGCTTCTTTAGAAGTCTGAAGACGGAATGGGTGCCAACTGTGGGTTATCGTAGCTTCGCTGAGGCTCAACAAGAGATCACCCGCTACATTATCGGATATTACTGCCAACTCAGGCCACATCAGTATAACGGTGGTCTAACTCCCAATGAATCAGAACGATTATATTGGGAAAACTCTAAAACCATGGCCAATTTTAGTTGA
- a CDS encoding GNAT family N-acetyltransferase produces MEIKEFSACNLESLRKLYLDSRRDSFPWLKSDSFRLEDFDRDSQGERIWLSEVLGNIAGFISIWEPDNFIHRLYIATEYQGQGIGSTLLNGAKTQYGNLSLKCMVQNQKALSFYMSQGFEIVSQVDDELGSYYYMSFGAQT; encoded by the coding sequence ATGGAAATCAAAGAGTTTAGTGCCTGTAATCTCGAATCGTTGAGAAAGCTCTATTTGGACTCTAGACGAGATAGTTTCCCATGGCTCAAGTCGGATAGTTTTCGGCTAGAAGACTTCGATCGCGATAGCCAAGGTGAACGAATTTGGTTGTCTGAGGTTTTAGGTAATATTGCCGGCTTCATTTCCATTTGGGAACCTGACAATTTTATCCATCGTCTCTACATTGCAACCGAATATCAGGGTCAAGGTATTGGAAGTACGCTACTTAACGGCGCAAAAACGCAATATGGCAACTTAAGCCTTAAGTGCATGGTTCAAAACCAGAAAGCACTCAGCTTTTATATGTCACAAGGTTTTGAAATTGTGTCGCAGGTGGATGATGAATTGGGTAGTTACTACTACATGAGCTTCGGCGCACAAACCTAA
- a CDS encoding OsmC family protein translates to MSEHSAIVTWKRKDSEAFTDNQYSRAHIWEFDGGSKILASASPHVVPLPLSVEAHVDPEEAFVAALSSCHMLVFLSIAAKQRYLVESYTDNAIGILGKNSKGKTSVTKVVLRPQVIFSGAPKPTLQQLEKMHHLAHENCFIANSVETEVVTEIIA, encoded by the coding sequence ATGTCAGAACATTCAGCAATCGTGACTTGGAAACGTAAAGATTCCGAAGCTTTCACTGATAATCAGTACAGTCGTGCTCATATTTGGGAGTTCGATGGTGGTTCAAAGATATTAGCTTCAGCATCGCCTCATGTTGTACCACTTCCCTTGTCTGTTGAAGCTCATGTAGATCCGGAAGAGGCATTTGTTGCGGCATTATCAAGCTGTCATATGTTGGTCTTCCTATCTATTGCAGCAAAGCAAAGATATCTTGTTGAAAGTTATACAGACAATGCCATTGGTATTTTAGGGAAGAATAGCAAAGGTAAAACCTCAGTAACTAAGGTTGTACTGCGACCTCAAGTTATCTTTTCTGGCGCTCCCAAGCCCACGTTACAGCAACTTGAGAAGATGCATCATTTGGCGCATGAAAATTGTTTCATTGCTAATTCGGTGGAAACGGAAGTCGTAACGGAAATTATTGCCTAA
- a CDS encoding DUF645 family protein, with amino-acid sequence MPNTGSLVLQKRYHRCTCVFFFVDFYRDQLNLDRFEFWQLTSQLLALDVCLLDAFA; translated from the coding sequence ATGCCCAACACTGGAAGTTTGGTTTTACAAAAGCGGTATCATCGCTGTACCTGCGTTTTCTTTTTCGTGGATTTTTATCGCGACCAACTTAACCTTGATCGCTTTGAGTTTTGGCAGCTCACTTCACAGCTTTTGGCGTTGGACGTGTGTTTGCTCGATGCATTTGCATAA
- a CDS encoding IS30 family transposase, which yields MTYKQLTEGERYTIAAYKKQGLSYTHIAKLTGRHKSTISREIARNRCAYDGAYRAFKADQRTRTRRSKSRRNQRITQQQYNQVVHFIKKDWSPAQVVGRMKRYKQPTISHESIYQYIWRDKANGGTLWKHLRQSTKQRRKRYAAYDSRGRLANKRHISERPKSVETRKTRGHWEIDTVMGKGSKHCIVTLVERMTGYTLIGQMDDRITASLNQRTIQLMSRFDGLFTTITADNGTEFNQYELIEAATDTRFYFANPHHSWERGTNENTNGLIRQYLHKGTSMATLTQAKCNAIAHKLNNRPRARLGFQTPEECFVGYYR from the coding sequence ATGACTTATAAACAGCTCACCGAGGGTGAGAGATATACAATCGCTGCTTATAAAAAGCAAGGTCTAAGCTATACCCATATCGCCAAACTCACTGGGCGACATAAGAGTACGATTTCTCGCGAAATTGCTCGCAACCGTTGTGCTTACGATGGAGCATACCGCGCTTTCAAAGCCGACCAACGCACTCGGACAAGGCGCAGTAAATCTAGGCGCAATCAGCGTATTACTCAGCAGCAATATAACCAAGTCGTGCACTTTATTAAAAAAGACTGGAGTCCTGCTCAAGTGGTCGGAAGAATGAAACGATATAAACAGCCGACCATTAGCCATGAGTCCATTTACCAGTACATCTGGCGAGATAAAGCCAATGGAGGCACGCTTTGGAAGCACCTCCGACAATCAACCAAACAGCGGCGCAAGCGTTACGCTGCCTACGATAGTCGCGGAAGGCTCGCCAATAAACGACATATCTCAGAACGACCCAAAAGTGTCGAAACACGTAAAACGCGTGGACACTGGGAAATTGATACGGTTATGGGGAAAGGCTCTAAACACTGCATCGTGACACTCGTTGAGCGCATGACCGGCTACACCCTGATTGGGCAAATGGACGACCGAATAACCGCATCACTTAACCAGCGAACCATTCAGCTTATGAGTCGATTTGATGGCCTGTTTACCACCATTACCGCCGATAATGGCACTGAGTTTAACCAATATGAGCTTATTGAAGCCGCCACCGATACTCGATTTTATTTTGCTAACCCACACCACTCTTGGGAACGAGGAACCAATGAAAATACCAACGGCCTTATCCGACAATATCTCCACAAAGGCACCTCGATGGCGACACTTACTCAAGCAAAGTGCAACGCGATTGCCCACAAACTTAACAACAGACCCAGAGCTCGTCTTGGCTTTCAAACTCCGGAGGAATGTTTTGTTGGATATTATCGCTGA
- a CDS encoding helix-turn-helix domain-containing protein, with protein MIEMLIENKEWLFSGAGMALIAAIGSRVFKSHPAPTETKIIVATQANQDAKSDTEIDSEVSRIAMRFVKTLDLMNEGREYSKYTIAQLAQVMKLHKVSELEGVFRGKEEPTFEFVDHFANTFGVNRDWLLEGKNSPFSNNDQTMSEPHWYLDEIKQTKPLRVFFVREDSSKARAFLLLKIDDFKYKILHRTWHISDEVGAGGRRQLVSFYELIKSLRDKQRYSSRCGGLTLSCDDFSCLLSGEKYPGTFVGIGYREDPWWDDFTDIHHRYPIAENYESWHGRSFIKAQNIVREKLAEE; from the coding sequence ATGATTGAAATGTTGATTGAAAATAAAGAATGGCTTTTCTCGGGAGCAGGAATGGCATTGATTGCAGCTATAGGTTCAAGGGTATTTAAGTCACACCCTGCACCTACCGAAACCAAGATTATAGTTGCGACTCAAGCAAATCAAGATGCGAAGAGCGATACTGAAATTGATTCAGAAGTAAGTCGAATTGCTATGCGTTTTGTAAAAACGTTAGACTTAATGAATGAAGGCAGGGAGTATTCAAAATACACAATTGCTCAGTTAGCTCAAGTAATGAAACTACATAAGGTTAGTGAGTTAGAAGGCGTCTTTCGAGGAAAAGAAGAACCAACATTTGAGTTTGTAGATCATTTTGCGAATACATTCGGAGTAAATAGAGATTGGCTTTTAGAGGGTAAAAATAGCCCATTTAGCAACAATGACCAGACTATGAGTGAGCCTCATTGGTATTTAGATGAAATTAAACAAACCAAACCTCTGCGTGTATTCTTTGTCCGAGAAGATAGCAGTAAAGCTCGTGCGTTTTTACTACTCAAAATTGATGATTTTAAATACAAAATATTACATCGGACCTGGCATATAAGTGATGAAGTAGGGGCTGGTGGCAGACGCCAACTTGTTAGCTTTTATGAATTGATAAAATCATTGCGTGATAAGCAACGTTATAGCTCTAGATGCGGAGGTTTAACGTTAAGCTGTGATGACTTTAGCTGCTTACTATCCGGTGAAAAATATCCAGGTACTTTTGTAGGCATTGGCTACAGAGAAGATCCTTGGTGGGATGATTTTACCGACATTCATCACCGATACCCGATTGCGGAAAACTATGAGTCATGGCATGGGCGAAGCTTTATCAAAGCACAAAATATTGTTCGTGAAAAACTCGCTGAAGAGTAA
- a CDS encoding isochorismatase family protein: MLSKEKTGLILVDIQGKLARTVVESNELIEQCQKLIQGVQALGMPILWLEQNPDKLGDTVEEIRKHLPNLNRIIKYTFDASQEPQFIHAIQATGRTSWLVAGIEAHICVYQTISHLKRLGYDMHLVIDCISSRLKANKSLAIDKLAKQGVPMTGVEMCLYELVQDCRAPEFKTILNLIK; the protein is encoded by the coding sequence ATGCTGAGTAAAGAGAAGACAGGACTTATTCTGGTTGATATTCAAGGCAAGCTTGCTCGCACTGTAGTTGAGAGTAATGAACTGATCGAGCAGTGTCAGAAGCTAATTCAAGGTGTACAAGCGTTGGGGATGCCAATCCTCTGGTTAGAACAGAATCCGGATAAATTAGGGGATACGGTGGAGGAAATACGCAAACATCTTCCTAATCTCAACCGTATTATCAAATACACGTTTGATGCTAGCCAAGAACCCCAGTTTATTCATGCAATTCAGGCTACTGGGCGCACTTCTTGGCTGGTAGCGGGAATTGAAGCCCATATCTGTGTTTATCAAACCATTAGCCATTTGAAGCGGCTAGGCTACGACATGCATTTAGTGATTGACTGCATTTCATCTCGACTCAAAGCGAATAAATCGTTAGCGATAGATAAACTGGCGAAGCAAGGCGTGCCGATGACAGGGGTTGAGATGTGTCTTTATGAACTGGTGCAAGATTGTCGAGCTCCCGAATTCAAAACGATCTTGAACCTCATCAAATAA